The Hypomesus transpacificus isolate Combined female unplaced genomic scaffold, fHypTra1 scaffold_61, whole genome shotgun sequence genomic sequence GAACTGTAAAAATGCTTTTGTACAGAATCTATTTTTGGCATTGTCTCACGCATCTATTGTATATTAGTATGTAAATAAAAGAGGTACAAGTTACAGACTCTCACCAGCAGATGgtgctcaatgtgtgtgtgtgtgttttatagcgTGTGTGTTACAGAGCGACTAGGTGTGTGTGGCCAATACAGGCGACTAAAATAGAACTTACATCAGAAGCTATGAAGGAGTCACTGTCCCAGAAGAgtctgtgagtgagagtgtggtgtgtgtgtgattgtgtgcgtatgtgattgtgtgattctgtgtgtgtgattgtgtgcgttACTGAAACTTTCAGATTCCAAGTCACACCTGACAGCTACTGTCTGTTTACCTACTGTCTATAACTCACtgtaggcaaacacacacacacacacacatacacacacagtagttaGAGTACAGAGTGGGGTGTGGTAAGGTCACTGTGGCTACtagcccaaacacaggcttacaaacacatacacacagtatagcTTTCAGAACAGAGTGGGGTTGTGTAAGGTTGGTTTGATTGTGAAACAGATGAATATTCAGCTCATTTACTTATACAATctgttacagacacacacactgacacacacacgctgacgcACACGCTGACACAATCACAAACAGACGCACTGATGCATGTGACTCACACCTTTGCACacactttctttccttcctacccacccacccaccctccctttcttccttccttccttgtcCTCTCTTGTTCTCGCCCTCCCTCTTTAATAAAAATATGTAGGAAAGGAATCCAGACCTTTCTAATCCATCTAAGAGTTTAAAACCCATCCCGGACCAGGAGTTCATTAACCAGGAGGTACCCAGGCATTCTCCATAGCGCACCATGATGGCACCTAACCTCTTATCGGATCCCAGGTCAGTTCTTACACTCTAATCCCCAGCCAAGCTTTGCTATAAGAGCCTAGAGGCTGGACCTACCAGAccactctccacctctcctccggtcctctccacctctcctccagtcctctccacctctcctccggtcctctccacatctcctccagtcctctccaTCTATCCTGCACTTTACTATTCCACCCTCTCTTCTTCACTACTTTACCCTCTACTCCACTCCTCCCGTCCTCTCCACCTGTCCTccagtcttcctctcctcctcctctccgcacTATGTTCCCTCTCTACTTCCTCGGACTCCTCTTCATCGCGCCCCGGACGGACgacaagaaagaggagagagagagcgggaaggagagagagagcgggaaggagagagaaagcagggcTAGGAGCGAGCGAGGGTCCACTGGGTTTGATCGTGGGGACGTGCTGGAGGTGCCCCGGGCTGTGTTCACCCACTACGGGGTGtacctgggggggggcagggtggcacATCTGGTACCAGACATCCTGCCTGTCGTGTCTGACGACCTGCACGCCATCACTCAGACCGTCTCCAACACCAGGTTCCTGCTGGGGATACTGGCTAAGGTGAGGGGACTGAGggacctgtctttctctctctacctgtctgtctgagagacctgtctctctctctacctgtctgtctgagggacctgtctctctctacctgtctgtctgagagacctgtctctctctctacctgtctgtctgagggacctgtctctctctacctgtctgtctgagagacctgtctctctctacctgtctgtctgagggacctgtctcactctctctctacctgtctgtgagggatctgtctctatctgtctgtctgagagacctgtctctttctctcgacCTATCTGTCTGAGagacctgtctctttctctctctcgaccTATCTGTCTGAGAGacccgtctctttctctctccctacctatCTGTCTGAGAgagctgtctctttctctctctttacctgtctgtctgagagacctgtctctctctctacccgtctgtctgtctgaagaacctgtctctctgtgtttatctgagagacctgtctctctctctcactctgaagGGTCTCTTTCTCTGACCTACCTGTCTATAAGGTATCTGGTTACCTGCCTGCTTATTTATCTATCTGATGACATGTCTGTCTTTGTTCCTGTCTGTGGACCTGTCTATCTGTGGACCTGTCTGTTTgcggacctgtctgtctgtggaccTGTCTGTCGGTGCTCTCCCAGGTGGCGAGTGTCAGGGTGGACAAGGTGGAGGACTTTGCTTATGGATCAGAGATCATCGTCAACCGCACAGACAAGGTaggatacacatacacacacacatcaaacatttacttacaaacacacacattcaaactcacaatgtgtgtgtgtgtgtatgtgtgtgtgtgtgtgtatgtgtgtgtgtgtgtatgtgtgtgtgtgtgtgtgtgtgtgtgtgtagctggttaGCCGCCCCcccctgcagggagaggaggtggctCGCAGAGCAGAGAAGCTCGTGGGTCCAGCAGACTTCAGCCTGCTGTGGTGGAACTGTGAACACTACGCCATGTACTGTCGCTACGCTAGCAGCATGAGCTTCCAGAGCGCTCAGGTAcaccagagatgggaagtaaccaagtacaaatactttacacacacacatacaggcacattGAGGTTGTTGTCACACCGTTAATCTCAGCTGGTATTCGGCTGCTACGCTTGGAGAACCTGAATAAAAGGATTTATCTAACGCTAGCTTAGCAAACACGGGAGCTATTGTTAGTATGGAGTAAGCTCTGTTACAAAACATATTAGAGCAAACGGCTTACAGAACATATCGTGGAAACGTATTTTGCATGGTTACGTCGTGGGCTACATTTGGACAAAATAGGCTAAATGGTAACCTATTTACATGTTCATTGAATTAAAGCTTTAAGGCAGTGAGTCGAGGCTAGATCTCACTGGTAGCTATATTAGTCCTACTCGGGGGTGTTGCAGAATAAACAAACTTGTTGAGTAGAAGTGAGATATAGTTGTTGGATGCCTGTGAAATTACGGGGTAGAGGAATACTGCCCCTTAGTGTTCAGAAGCGTTCAACCGTTCACAACTTTTAACAATCTCTGTCATTTAAAGCCAACCGCCTTGGTAGTTTTTGTCATCTTCATAGGATaaacttttttctctgtctctttttaccTAGTTCTGCTTAACAGCGCGAAAATACCTGTTGAGGCGGGCGAGCGCCTACCTGAGTGCAGCC encodes the following:
- the LOC124465948 gene encoding lecithin retinol acyltransferase-like, which gives rise to MFPLYFLGLLFIAPRTDDKKEERESGKERESGKERESRARSERGSTGFDRGDVLEVPRAVFTHYGVYLGGGRVAHLVPDILPVVSDDLHAITQTVSNTRFLLGILAKVASVRVDKVEDFAYGSEIIVNRTDKLVSRPPLQGEEVARRAEKLVGPADFSLLWWNCEHYAMYCRYASSMSFQSAQFCLTARKYLLRRASAYLSAALGVFLMVYLDAVSLFSAFAIFFVSINVWMAV